A single region of the Mugil cephalus isolate CIBA_MC_2020 chromosome 4, CIBA_Mcephalus_1.1, whole genome shotgun sequence genome encodes:
- the c4h1orf50 gene encoding uncharacterized protein C1orf50 homolog — translation MDKIVSLPNQPDKTTTVSLVESSSAPSGVELVSAYQTTRVGDPTDLVALASQVQKGDDFIKANACNRLTVIADQIRYLQEQARKVLEEAKRDADLHHAACNIVKKPGNMYYLYLRPSGQKYFSIISPKEWGSSCPHEFLGAYKLQHDMSWTPIEEVEKRDAEIAIMDKLLSQQTALPPYAGPNFKGLSE, via the exons ATGGACAAGATCGTCAGTCTACCTAACCAGCCGGACAAAACCACCACAG TGAGTTTGGTTGAGAGCAGCAGCGCTCCCAGTGGTGTGGAACTGGTCAGCGCCTACCAAACCACCAGAGTAGGAGACCCCACGGACCTGGTGGCCCTAGCATCACAAGTACAGAAG GGAGATGATTTCATAAAAGCCAACGCCTGCAACAGACTGACGGTCATCGCGGATCAGATCAGATATCTGCAGGAGCAGGCGAGAAAG GTCTTGGAAGAGGCAAAAAGAGACGCTGACCTCCACCACGCTGCTTGTAATATTGTCAAAAAGCCAGGCAACATGTACTACCTCTACCTGCGGCCCTCTGGACAGAAATACTTCTCCATCATCTCTCCTAAG gAATGGGGTTCAAGCTGCCCTCATGAGTTTCTTGGCGCGTACAAACTTCAACACGACATGTCCTGGACCCCgatagaggaggtggagaaacgGGACGCAGAGATCGCCATCATGGACAAACTTCTCAGCCAGCAGACGGCCTTGCCTCCGTACGCAGGACCTAACTTCAAAGGCCTCTCTGAATGA
- the p3h1 gene encoding prolyl 3-hydroxylase 1 gives MELRYALVCLCVMVPWCASDTTLSNRLVLEPYDFLFDTAVEAYYKGDWLSVILNMEKALRNKATVRNVKAQCRLSCANQTAFGEPLPGLGVPVPGAGSVNDLGFFQKILKRADCVKSCETEKLGSQTMHLVGEDVELEFKKRTPYNYLQAAYFKINKLDKAVAAAHTFFQANPDHIEMRQNLEYYKMMAGVQKEDFKDLEARPHMADFLLGKSFYSDDSFGLAAEHFEAALEEFFTADKECRALCEGAYNYDGYNYMEYSADLFQTMTDHYMQVLNCKQHCSVDLATTPGREKPFEDFLPSHFNYLQFSYYNSEKYEQAIECAKTYLLFHPKDEVMIQNLNYYSAVLGEDKAGPISARQVVKQYMQQSLLEKELLYFGYEAFGITFVDPDPWTPEDVMPKKLREKQKVERETAARITEEIGNLMKEIETLVEDKKKDSSEMAKIIVPQEGGALLYDNIQVTMMSKQLNGTQRVLLDGVISDDECRELHRLSNAAAQKGDGYRGRPSPHSPNEMFQGVTVLKAVKLGQEGKVPLKSARLFFDLSEKVKKVLESYFRLETPLYFSYSHLVCRSTIDELQEDRQDLSHPVHVDNCVLVSEINECIKEPPAYTHRDYSAILYLNDDFEGGEFIFTELDAKTVTATVRPQCGRVVAFGAGKENPHGVRAVTKGQRCAVALWFTLDPAHEEKERIQAEDMLKMFSTPVNSEFSQNQAADTGAPEAPAQAEQEPVDKKQDDKPSEEKEEKPVAPAEAADLPKDVPEEPVPVSKTAKTKTMPKDKAKAGEQAKAKTADKVKPKKDGKQTVKKQTKQADKKETKPAAKKTVKVAAKKKSTSDNKEEL, from the exons ATGGAGCTCCGTTATGCGCTCGTATGTCTCTGCGTTATGGTGCCGTGGTGCGCATCGGACACTACTCTGAGCAATCGTTTGGTCTTGGAGCCTTACGATTTCCTCTTCGACACGGCGGTGGAAGCCTACTACAAGGGGGACTGGTTGTCGGTCATCCTGAACATGGAGAAGGCGCTCAGGAACAAAGCTACGGTGCGCAACGTGAAGGCTCAGTGCCGGCTGAGCTGCGCAAACCAGACCGCTTTCGGCGAGCCTTTACCCGGCCTCGGAGTACCCGTACCGGGGGCCGGCTCCGTGAACGATCTGGGCTTCTTCCAGAAAATCCTCAAGCGGGCGGATTGCGTGAAGTCCTGCGAAACGGAGAAGCTGGGTTCACAGACTATGCACCTAGTCGGTGAAGATGTGGAGCTGGAGTTCAAGAAGAGGACCCCCTATAATTACTTACAAGCCGCTTACTTTAAG ATCAACAAGCTGGACAAAGCGGTGGCGGCTGCCCACACGTTCTTCCAGGCCAACCCAGATCACATAGAGATGAGACAGAACCTGGAGTACTACAAGATGATGGCAGGAGTTCAGAAGGAGGACTTCAAAGATTTGGAAGCAAGGCCACACATG GCTGACTTTCTGCTGGGGAAGAGCTTCTACAGCGACGACTCGTTCGGCCTGGCGGCCGAGCACTTCGAAGCGGCCTTGGAGGAGTTCTTCACGGCCGATAAGGAGTGCAGAGCTCTGTGTGAGGGGGCCTACAACTACGATGGATACAACTACATGGAGTACAGCGCGGACCTGTTCCAGACCATGACCG ACCACTACATGCAGGTGCTGAACTGTAAGCAGCACTGCTCGGTGGACCTAGCTACAACCCCTGGCCGAGAGAAGCCCTTTGAAGACTTCCTGCCCTCACACTTCAACTACCTGCAGTTCTCCTACTACAACA GTGAGAAGTACGAGCAGGCCATAGAGTGCGCCAAGACCTACCTGCTGTTCCACCCCAAAGACGAGGTGATGATCCAGAACCTGAATTATTATTCTGCCGTGCTGGGTGAGGACAAGGCCGGACCCATATCAGCCAGACAG GTCGTGAAACAGTACATGCAGCAGTCTCTCCTGGAGAAAGAGCTGCTCTACTTTGGATATGAAGCCTTTGGTATCACCTTTGTCGACCCA GACCCGTGGACTCCCGAGGACGTCATGCCTAAgaaactgagagagaaacagaa GGTCGAAAGGGAAACTGCAGCGAGGATCACGGAGGAGATAGGAAACTTAATGAAGGAGATTGAGACTCTGGTtgaggacaagaagaaggaTTCTTCAGAAATGGCCAAGATTATAGTGCCACAGGAAG GTGGCGCTCTGTTGTACGATAACATCCAGGTGACCATGATGTCCAAGCAGCTGAATGGGACTCAGCGGGTGCTGCTGGACGGGGTGATCAGCGACGACGAGTGCAGGGAGCTGCACCGCCTCTCCAAC GCAGCTGCTCAGAAAGGCGACGGATACCGGGGGCGACCATCACCGCACTCCCCAAATGAGATGTTCCAGGGAGTCACCGTCCTGAAGGCTGTCAAG CTCGGACAGGAGGGGAAAGTTCCTCTGAAGAGCGCTCGTCTGTTCTTCGACCTCAGCGAGAAAGTGAAGAAGGTGCTGGAGTCCTACTTCCGTCTGGAGACGCCGCTCTACTTCTCCTACTCCCACCTGGTGTGTCGCTCCACCATCGATG AGTTGCAGGAGGACCGACAGGACCTGAGTCACCCCGTTCACGTGGACAACTGTGTGTTGGTTTCGGAGATCAACGAGTGCATAAAGGAACCTCCGGCATACACCCACAGAGACTACAG CGCCATCCTTTACTTAAATGATGACTTCGAAGGAGGAGAGTTCATTTTCACCGAGCTGGACGCCAAAACAGTCACG GCTACGGTGCGTCCGCAGTGCGGCCGTGTGGTCGCGTTCGGAGCGGGTAAAGAAAACCCCCACGGCGTCAGAGCCGTCACCAAGGGTCAGAGGTGTGCCGTCGCGCTGTGGTTCACCCTGGATCCTGCTCACGAAGAGAAG GAGAGAATCCAAGCCGAGGATATGCTGAAGATGTTTTCCACCCCTGTGAATTCGGAGTTCAGCCAAAACCAGGCGGCCGACACCGGCGCACCAGAAGCTCCTGCCCAGGCTGAGCAGGAGCCAGTGGATAAAAAACAAGACGACAAACCCtcggaggagaaggaggagaagcctGTTGCACCAGCCGAAGCGGCCGACCTGCCGAAGGACGTGCCAGAGGAGCCAGTGCCGGTCAGCAAGAcagctaaaactaaaactatgcCTAAAGACAAGGCCAAAGCTGGAGAGCAAGCAAAAGCCAAGACGGCGGACAAAGTCAAACCTAAAAAAGACGGAAAACagacagttaaaaaacaaaccaagcaggcagataaaaaggaaacaaaaccgGCTGCAAAAAAGACAGTAAAAGTGGCCGCTAAGAAGAAGTCAACGTCGGACAACAAGGAGGAACTGTGA